A single window of Oncorhynchus keta strain PuntledgeMale-10-30-2019 chromosome 34, Oket_V2, whole genome shotgun sequence DNA harbors:
- the LOC118367330 gene encoding protein THEMIS2-like isoform X2 → MPYNTVEEMVSLRPVGLDTYFPFTFTSRCELTFENFTLGAGMAVTMLYIKQQDGGEESCVRCQLRGQQGALAEVLVPFSCRGEFYECESDQTYTLQEIISSPHLCSRRFRFSKKTKHGGSLVFSPIYQVQAIMHLRKNIVKFPSSLEVDVVDVTTQSQDLTFVTPLTLPEVFAQPDEAFPTTAEILEHHEGQPLFRCTWLAELHKGHHLVLHKRGSSAMVLISGIKGRNARQYFLVSQCYGGRLRRRPREFESVYELYAASTRALFLKVRVTQHSEKLDEEGFLALSVGEQLEVLRCEKVKLPSRRTSQEKNNQTMEVLVCRHLQEVDDDEEEDEEEESKVVHLPLCMQSHFVEKLPDNKKYSLMDLCKAFALPLDVKVASRDAELETDPLVGFSSLRLEATTIQPMIQASLPGNPERCFEIPTHWLNMSLSFTNDPLPLAQEYHLETVTEVTDSFYCEFQKLTASDEPPPPRPPKPSSRSKSSKATPSSSQPDTPCHPPKSGTLSLLSGLSLDSKKTLRPPAPLPPAIIDAPPLNPRKPMTGVKSGKAQPNTYVTSISHKPNNKAPKYEVQADECSDHDYEQVDDMLKTAQDSFLLY, encoded by the exons ATGCCATACAACACAGTGGAGGAGATGGTGAGTCTGAGGCCTGTAGGCCTGGACACCTACTTTCCCTTCACCTTCACCAGCCGATGTGAGCTGACTTTTGAGAATTTCACCCTCGGTGCCGGGATGGCCGTGACCATGCTGTACATAAAGCAGCAAGACGGGGGTGAGGAGAGCTGCGTCCGCTGTCAACTCAGAGGCCAGCAGGGGGCGTTGGCTGAAGTGCTTGTCCCCTTCTCCTGCCGTGGGGAGTTCTATGAGTGTGAGAGTGACCAGACCTACACTCTCCAGGAGATCATATCCTCGCCCCACCTCTGTAGCCGGCGCTTTCGCTTCAGCAAGAAGACCAAGCACGGGGGATCACTAGTGTTCAGCCCCATATACCAGGTCCAGGCCATCATGCACT TGAGGAAGAACATAGTCAAGTTCCCCTCCAGCTTGGAGGTGGATGTAGTCGACGTGACGACGCAATCCCAAGACTTGACATTTGTGACCCCACTCACTCTGCCCGAGGTATTTGCCCAGCCAGATGAGGCCTTCCCCACCACGGCTGAAATACTGGAGCACCATGAGGGCCAGCCTCTGTTCCGCTGTACCTGGCTGGCTGAACTACACAAAGGCCATCATCTAGTCCTTCACAAGCGTGGTTCCTCAGCCATGGTTCTAATTTCGGGTATCAAGGGGCGCAATGCCCGCCAGTACTTCCTAGTGTCGCAGTGCTACGGGGGACGCCTGAGACGGAGGCCGCGGGAGTTTGAGTCAGTGTACGAGCTGTACGCCGCCTCGACCCGGGCACTGTTTCTCAAGGTCAGGGTGACACAGCACAGTGAGAAGCTGGATGAGGAGGGTTTTCTGGCGCTCAGTGTGGGCGAGCAGCTGGAGGTGCTGCGCTGCGAGAAGGTGAAGCTGCCCAGTCGAAGAACTAGCCAGGAGAAGAATAACCAGACCATGGAGGTCCTTGTATGTAGACATCTCCAAGAAGTGGACGATgacgaggaggaggatgaagaggaggagagcaagGTGGTCCACTTGCCCCTGTGCATGCAGAGCCACTTTGTGGAGAAGCTCCCGGACAACAAGAAGTACAGCCTGATGGACTTGTGCAAGGCCTTCGCTCTGCCGTTGGACGTTAAGGTGGCGAGCCGTGACGCAGAGCTGGAGACAGATCCTCTGGTGGGGTTCTCATCCCTGAGGCTGGAGGCTACTACTATACAGCCCATGATACAGGCCAGCCTTCCAGGAAATCCAGAGAGGTGCTTTGAGATACCCACTCACTGGCTTAACATGTCTTTGTCCTTTACTAATGACCCCTTGCCTTTGGCCCAAGAATATCACCTGGAGACAGTTACAGAGGTGACAGACTCATTTTATTGCGAATTTCAAAAGCTCACCGCATCAGATGAGCCCCCACCACCACGTCCACCAAAGCCATCGTCAAGATCAAAGTCTTCAAAGGCAACCCCTTCATCCTCACAACCAGACACCCCCTGCCATCCACCCAAAAGTGGCACCCTTTCCCTGTTGAGTGGTCTAAGTCTTGATAGCAAAAAGACTCTCAGGCCCCCTGCTCCTCTGCCTCCG GCTATCATCGATGCCCCTCCGCTGAATCCAAGAAAGCCTATGACCGGTGTCAAGTCTGGAAAGGCTCAGCCAAACACTTACGTCACATCTATAAGTCACAAGCCCAACAATAAAG CACCGAAATATGAAGTGCAAGCAGATGAGTGCAGCGACCATGATTATGAGCAAGTGGACGACATGTTGAAAACGGCACAGGACAGTTTTTTACTTTACTGA
- the LOC118367332 gene encoding replication protein A 32 kDa subunit-like: MWNQGGSYGESNMGGGYTQSPGGFASPAASQGGEKKGRQRAQQIVPCTVSQLMSAAQAEDVFKVGEVEVAQVTIVGIIRTTDKSMTNIQYKVDDMTGAPMDVKQWVDTEDPSVDSTVIPPGTYVKVSGNLRSFQNHRSVVAFNVRPLQDMNEITSHMLEVVQAHMLLSKPQTIMMGGGGGMNTSMVPMSRPGMGGNMGGGYSGANDMSTNGLSPSQNQVLSLIRSCPDAQGISTQNLKQSLSGMSLAVIKQAVEFLSNEGHIFSTIDEDHFKSTDNDD; this comes from the exons ATGTGGAACCAAG GGGGATCATACGGTGAATCAAACATGGGAGGTGGATACACTCAGTCCCCGGGAGGATTCGCATCACCTGCTGCCTcccagggaggagagaagaaaggg AGACAACGTGCCCAACAGATTGTCCCCTGCACAGTGTCCCAGCTCATGTCTGCTGCCCAAGCGGAGGATGTCTTCAaagtgggagaggtagaggttGCCCAG GTTACAATTGTGGGCATCATCAGAACCACTGACAAATCCATGACCAACATCCAGTACAAAGTTGATGACATGACAGGGGCCCCTATGGACGTGAAACAGTGGGTAGATACAGAG GATCCCAGTGTAGACAGCACTGTCATCCCCCCAGGCACTTACGTCAAGGTCTCTGGCAATTTGCGCTCCTTCCAG AACCACAGGTCCGTGGTGGCGTTCAACGTCCGGCCCCTTCAGGACATGAACGAGATCACCTCCCACATGCTGGAGGTGGTGCAGGCACACATGCTGCTCAGCAAACCACAGACTATTATG ATGGGCGGAGGAGGGGGAATGAACACTAGCATGGTGCCCATGTCACGGCCGGGAATGGGTGGCAACATGGGAGGTGGATACTCGGGTGCTAACGACATGTCCACTAACGGCCTGAGCCCAAGCCAGAACCAG GTGCTGAGCTTGATAAGGAGCTGTCCAGACGCACAGGGTATCAGCACACAGAACTTGAAGCAGAGTCTCAGCGGCATGAGCTTGGCTGTCATCAA GCAAGCAGTGGAGTTCCTCAGCAACGAAGGACACATCTTCTCCACCATCGACGAGGATCACTTCAAGTCTACGGACAATGACGACTAA
- the LOC118367330 gene encoding protein THEMIS2-like isoform X1 → MAGTEVVMSLQELIASLDQTCLPRTLQVCSGVYFQGSVYELSGNEVCLSTGDLVKVIDIELLSVSCEDISNNEKFQLPLNHADLFKLVPEEMPYNTVEEMVSLRPVGLDTYFPFTFTSRCELTFENFTLGAGMAVTMLYIKQQDGGEESCVRCQLRGQQGALAEVLVPFSCRGEFYECESDQTYTLQEIISSPHLCSRRFRFSKKTKHGGSLVFSPIYQVQAIMHLRKNIVKFPSSLEVDVVDVTTQSQDLTFVTPLTLPEVFAQPDEAFPTTAEILEHHEGQPLFRCTWLAELHKGHHLVLHKRGSSAMVLISGIKGRNARQYFLVSQCYGGRLRRRPREFESVYELYAASTRALFLKVRVTQHSEKLDEEGFLALSVGEQLEVLRCEKVKLPSRRTSQEKNNQTMEVLVCRHLQEVDDDEEEDEEEESKVVHLPLCMQSHFVEKLPDNKKYSLMDLCKAFALPLDVKVASRDAELETDPLVGFSSLRLEATTIQPMIQASLPGNPERCFEIPTHWLNMSLSFTNDPLPLAQEYHLETVTEVTDSFYCEFQKLTASDEPPPPRPPKPSSRSKSSKATPSSSQPDTPCHPPKSGTLSLLSGLSLDSKKTLRPPAPLPPAIIDAPPLNPRKPMTGVKSGKAQPNTYVTSISHKPNNKAPKYEVQADECSDHDYEQVDDMLKTAQDSFLLY, encoded by the exons ATGGCAGGCACTGAAGTAGTTATGTCCCTGCAAGAATTAATTGCATCCTTGGATCAAACTTGTCTGCCACGGACTCTACAGGTTTGCTCTGGTGTATACTTTCAAG GGTCTGTTTATGAGCTGTCGGGAAACGAGGTGTGCCTATCCACTGGGGACCTGGTGAAGGTCATCGACATCGAGCTCCTGTCTGTCAGCTGTGAGGACATCAGCAACAATGAGAAGTTtcagctgcccctcaaccatgcAG ATCTGTTCAAGCTGGTTCCAGAGGAGATGCCATACAACACAGTGGAGGAGATGGTGAGTCTGAGGCCTGTAGGCCTGGACACCTACTTTCCCTTCACCTTCACCAGCCGATGTGAGCTGACTTTTGAGAATTTCACCCTCGGTGCCGGGATGGCCGTGACCATGCTGTACATAAAGCAGCAAGACGGGGGTGAGGAGAGCTGCGTCCGCTGTCAACTCAGAGGCCAGCAGGGGGCGTTGGCTGAAGTGCTTGTCCCCTTCTCCTGCCGTGGGGAGTTCTATGAGTGTGAGAGTGACCAGACCTACACTCTCCAGGAGATCATATCCTCGCCCCACCTCTGTAGCCGGCGCTTTCGCTTCAGCAAGAAGACCAAGCACGGGGGATCACTAGTGTTCAGCCCCATATACCAGGTCCAGGCCATCATGCACT TGAGGAAGAACATAGTCAAGTTCCCCTCCAGCTTGGAGGTGGATGTAGTCGACGTGACGACGCAATCCCAAGACTTGACATTTGTGACCCCACTCACTCTGCCCGAGGTATTTGCCCAGCCAGATGAGGCCTTCCCCACCACGGCTGAAATACTGGAGCACCATGAGGGCCAGCCTCTGTTCCGCTGTACCTGGCTGGCTGAACTACACAAAGGCCATCATCTAGTCCTTCACAAGCGTGGTTCCTCAGCCATGGTTCTAATTTCGGGTATCAAGGGGCGCAATGCCCGCCAGTACTTCCTAGTGTCGCAGTGCTACGGGGGACGCCTGAGACGGAGGCCGCGGGAGTTTGAGTCAGTGTACGAGCTGTACGCCGCCTCGACCCGGGCACTGTTTCTCAAGGTCAGGGTGACACAGCACAGTGAGAAGCTGGATGAGGAGGGTTTTCTGGCGCTCAGTGTGGGCGAGCAGCTGGAGGTGCTGCGCTGCGAGAAGGTGAAGCTGCCCAGTCGAAGAACTAGCCAGGAGAAGAATAACCAGACCATGGAGGTCCTTGTATGTAGACATCTCCAAGAAGTGGACGATgacgaggaggaggatgaagaggaggagagcaagGTGGTCCACTTGCCCCTGTGCATGCAGAGCCACTTTGTGGAGAAGCTCCCGGACAACAAGAAGTACAGCCTGATGGACTTGTGCAAGGCCTTCGCTCTGCCGTTGGACGTTAAGGTGGCGAGCCGTGACGCAGAGCTGGAGACAGATCCTCTGGTGGGGTTCTCATCCCTGAGGCTGGAGGCTACTACTATACAGCCCATGATACAGGCCAGCCTTCCAGGAAATCCAGAGAGGTGCTTTGAGATACCCACTCACTGGCTTAACATGTCTTTGTCCTTTACTAATGACCCCTTGCCTTTGGCCCAAGAATATCACCTGGAGACAGTTACAGAGGTGACAGACTCATTTTATTGCGAATTTCAAAAGCTCACCGCATCAGATGAGCCCCCACCACCACGTCCACCAAAGCCATCGTCAAGATCAAAGTCTTCAAAGGCAACCCCTTCATCCTCACAACCAGACACCCCCTGCCATCCACCCAAAAGTGGCACCCTTTCCCTGTTGAGTGGTCTAAGTCTTGATAGCAAAAAGACTCTCAGGCCCCCTGCTCCTCTGCCTCCG GCTATCATCGATGCCCCTCCGCTGAATCCAAGAAAGCCTATGACCGGTGTCAAGTCTGGAAAGGCTCAGCCAAACACTTACGTCACATCTATAAGTCACAAGCCCAACAATAAAG CACCGAAATATGAAGTGCAAGCAGATGAGTGCAGCGACCATGATTATGAGCAAGTGGACGACATGTTGAAAACGGCACAGGACAGTTTTTTACTTTACTGA